The following is a genomic window from Moorella sp. Hama-1.
CGGGGAATGATAGTTTTAAAAACCTTTTCCGGAAAGTGATTCTTGACTTCATCGACTACTTGCAGGGAGAGATTCGTCCTGGGATCAAACATTGTTAAAACAACTCCTTCTACCTCCAGCTCGGGATTTAAATGCCGGGCTACCAGTTGAATGGTGTTCATTAACTGGCCCAGCCCTTCCAGGGCGTAATACTCACACTGGATAGGAATAAGGACCCTGGAGGCTGCCGTCAAAGCATTGAGGGTTAAAAGGCCCAGGGAAGGGGGGCAATCGATGATTATGTAGTCATACCTCTCCCTGACCTCATCCAGGGCCCGTTTGAGTTTTTGTTCCCGGGCAATGGCCGTTACCAGCTCCACCTCGGCCCCGGCCAGTTCGATTGTAGCCGGTACCAGATCCAGGTCGGGTATCGAGGTGGCGATGATAACACTGCTCAAGGGGGCGCTGTTGATGATAACATCATAAATACAATGTTCGATTTTAAACCGGTCTACGCCCAGCCCGCTGGTGGCGTTACCCTGGGGATCAATATCCAATAAGAGAATCCTTTTTCCTTCCTGGGCCATAAAGGCGCTCAAGTTTACGGCAGTAGTGGTTTTGCCCACACCCCCCTTTTGGTTAGCAATGGCTAATACCTTTCCCATGAACCGGCCTCTCTCCCTTTGTTTTTTCTTTTATTCGTCAGAAGATGGGTTACTTCCTTCTAAAGAGAATAATATCTCTAAGCCAGGGGGCGTTTAGCCGGCATGCCCGGACGCCGGGGATAAAGGGCCGGGGTAGGGGTTTCCTTTCTGATAGTAATGAGCATCCTTTCTTCGAGCCCCCCTGGCAGACGGCCACGCCATACTGCCCCAGTCTTCCCCCCTAACATCCTGATGGCACGGGCTGCGGCTTCTAACTCTTCTTCACCCCCTGGTCCCTTGTAAGCGACCATGGAACCACCCACCCTTACCAGGGGAAGGCAGTATTCTACCAGGGTATTCATGCCGGCCAGGGCCCGGGCTACAGCAAGGTCAAAACTCTCCCGGTAACCCTCCTGCCGGCCCAGCTCTTCGGCCCGGCTCCAGAGACATTCAATATGTTGGAGGCCTAATTTAGCGACGACCTCTTCCAGGAAGGTCACCTTTTTTCGTTGTGACTCCACCAGAACTACCCTCAGGTCCGGGCGGTAAATCTTCAG
Proteins encoded in this region:
- a CDS encoding ParA family protein; the encoded protein is MGKVLAIANQKGGVGKTTTAVNLSAFMAQEGKRILLLDIDPQGNATSGLGVDRFKIEHCIYDVIINSAPLSSVIIATSIPDLDLVPATIELAGAEVELVTAIAREQKLKRALDEVRERYDYIIIDCPPSLGLLTLNALTAASRVLIPIQCEYYALEGLGQLMNTIQLVARHLNPELEVEGVVLTMFDPRTNLSLQVVDEVKNHFPEKVFKTIIPRNVRLSEAPSYGQPISLYDPRSRGAEAYQELAREVIKNG
- the rsmG gene encoding 16S rRNA (guanine(527)-N(7))-methyltransferase RsmG — protein: MCPRTVELGLQEYNQKVKLTAITAEEEIWRKHVLDSLLIFLALEIPAGARLVDVGTGAGIPGLLLKIYRPDLRVVLVESQRKKVTFLEEVVAKLGLQHIECLWSRAEELGRQEGYRESFDLAVARALAGMNTLVEYCLPLVRVGGSMVAYKGPGGEEELEAAARAIRMLGGKTGAVWRGRLPGGLEERMLITIRKETPTPALYPRRPGMPAKRPLA